TACGTGATTTTAAGAAGTTTGGCAGACCTCGTTTGTTCTTTGCTATAACATCAGGCAATATGGATAGTATGGTAAATCATTATACTGCACATATTAGAAAACGCTCTGATGACGCATATACTCCGGGCGGTAGCGCCGGTTTTAGACCTGACTATGCTGTAACTGTATATTCGAATATTGTAAAAACTCTTTATCCTGATGTGCCTGTAATTATTGGTGGCATTGAAGCTTCACTTAGAAGACTGGCACATTATGACTATTGGTCAAATTCATTAAAACCATCAGTTTTAATTGATAGTAAAGCTGATATTCTTGTTTATGGAATGGCTGAAAAACCTATGATAGAGATTGCCCGAAAACTTAAAGAAGGAGCAAAATTCAGCGATTTGAAAAATATTCCTCAAATTGCATATATTGAAGACAACATTATAGAAAATGCAAATAATATTGTAATTGCTTCATATGAAAAATGTCTTTCAAACAAAGATTCCTTTGGTGAAGCATTTAAGAGTATTGAAATTGAAAGTAATAAATTTCAGGCACAGGTAATTGTTCAGCCACATCAACACCGATTTGTAGTTGTTAATCCACCTTATCAACCGGTTACTACAAAAGAATTGGATAATTATTATGACTTGCCTTTTACCCGTCTTCCACATCCTAAATACGCTAAAAGAGGTGCTATTTCTGCATATGAGATGATTAAATATTCTGTAACAATACACCGTGGGTGTTTTGGTGGTTGTTCGTTCTGTTCACTGGCTATTCATCAGGGAAAATTTATTTCTAACCGTTCTGAAAAGTCAATTATAAATGAAGTTGAGAACATTGTTAAGGAGCCGGAATTTAAGGGGCAATTAAGTGATTTAGGCGGACCTTCTGCAAATATGTACAAACTTGCAGGAGAAGATTTTGAAATTTGTAAAAAGTGCCTCCGCCCATCTTGTATTTTTCCTTCTGTATGTAATAATTTAAGTATAGATCCATCTGCAATGTTGCAGTTATATAGAAAAGTTAGAGCTATATCAGGAATTAAAAAAGCAGCAATTGGCAGTGGAATAAGATATGATATTAATCTTGATAAAAAATCTAGATTCAGAAAACTTAATCTCGAATATCTTACAGAGGTAATTAAATATCATGTTTCCGGAAGATTAAAAGTTGCTCCCGAACATTCTGTACCACATGTTTTAAAACTAATGCGTAAACCATCATTTGAGTATTATGCTGAAATGAAAGATTTTTTCGAAAGAACTAATCGTGAGAATAAAATAAATCAACAAATTATTCCTTATTATATTTCAAGTCATCCGGGATGCTCATTAGAAGATATGGCTGAACTTGCATTGGCAAATAAGCAAACATCAACACAGCCCGAACAGATTCAGGATTTCACTCCAACACCAATGACATTGGCTTCGGTAATGTATTATACAGGAAAAGATCCTTATACCGGGGAAAAAGTATTTGTCTCAAAGTTAATGGATGAAAAAAGATTACAAAAAAGTTTTTTCTTTTATTATAAGCCAGAATTTAAGCATATTATAGCTTCAGCTTTATATAAAACCGGAAGGAAAGATTTAATAGCTAAACTTGGGTTGAAAAAATAAAAATTCTTTGTTCAAACAAGTTTTTTAAACCAGATAAATCTTCTTTAAAAATCTACTTAATTTTTCTTAACTATATTGTGTTTATATGAAATTTACATTAGGTTTGTAAAAAAACTTATAAATGAGATTATTTTTATTATTTATTTTTCTTTCAGTAATTGTAATTAGCTGTAATACATCATCAACAACTACTAATATTGAAACTATTCCCGAAGATACTATTATACCTCAGGGAATAAAGCGAGGAGTTATTAATGTTATCTCGGCTGTTACAGATGCATCTTGTAAGTATGCTTTATTTGTTCCTGAAGATTCATTAAAATCTTATCCGTTAATTGTAATTTTTGACCCACATGCTTCCGGAAACCATGCAGCATCACAATATAAAGATCTGGCAAATAAATATAAAATAGTTTTAGCTGCATCTAACAACATTCAGAATAATATGCCTTCTGATCGATATACATACTATTCAAATTGTATAATAGATGATGTAATGCATAACACAGCTATTGATTCCAATTATGTTTATTTAATGGGATTTAGTGGTGGTGCCCGTGTAGCTTCATTTCTTGCTCAACATGAAAATGTTTTTAAAGGTGTTATTGGTTGTGGTGCTGGTTTATCTGATTTAATTAATATAAAAACTTCTAATTTTTTATATGTTAGCTTCGCTGGTTATACAGATTTTAATTTTTTAGAAATATATAAATCAGAGAGTGTTATTCGCCAGAATTTACTAAAAACACATTTTAAATATTTTGAAGGTAAACATGAATGGCCTCCTGATTCTATCATGGAATATGCATTTGTTGCTATTTCATTAGATATGAAAACAAAAACAACAGATAACATTAAATCATTTCTGACACGTGAAATTTCTTATACTAAGAAAATTCCCATCCGTGATGCATGGAAAAAAACAATGACATTTAAGGCAATAAGAGATTTGTTGTCAACCAACCAGCAATTTCAAACTGAAAAATCTTTTGCATTTAATTATCTAGGAGGTTATGAATCCAAAGCAGCTGAAAGGTCTTTAAGCTTATCATTAACATCTGAAACAAAATCACAATCAGAAATTCAAAAATCTTTTGTCGAAAAAGATATGGAATGGTGGGATAAAAAAATGAAAATTTTAAATGCTGCATTAATTAAAAAAGATAAAACTCCGTCTGATTATCGTGATATACGTTTACTAAAATATATTAGTATGGTTGGTTATATGTTAACTTCTCAGGAATTAAAATCAGGAGAAACATTAATGGCTGAAAAATATCTTAAAATATACAGACTTGCAGATCCTGCAAATCCTGATGTAATATTCTTTACCGGAGTATATTTTGCAATTAACAAACAATACAAAACAGCTATTGATACCCTTAATCGTGCTCTACAAATGGGTTTTTCAGATAAAAACAGATGGAAGTCTGAATCTTCATTTATTTATTTAAGAGATTCGTTACGGTTTATTGATCTGGAAAATAAGATTAATTCAATGCCATAAATTTTTTTATTGAAAATATTTGAAAAAATCTTTTAAAAATTGTAAACTATTTTTTTAAGTATCGTAAAATATAATAAAGAAAAAAACATGCTTAGATTATTAATAATATTAGCTGTTTTAACTTTAATAGTTAGTTGTTCTTTCGAAAAAATGTTTTATTATCCTAACAAATCTCTAAATCGTCAAAAAGAAGCTGACAGTTTAGGATTTGAACATGTAAATTTTGCCTCAAAAAACAGAAATATTATTGACGGTTATTATGTAGCACCAATAGATTCTGCAATTGGAGCTATTTTACTTTTACATGGTAATGCTGGTAATATTTCTGATCAGATTTCAAGTTTGTTAATTTTACAGAAAGCAGGTTTCGAGGTATTAGTTATAGACTATCAGGGCTTTGGAAACTCACAAGGAGAAGTAAGCCATCAAAATCTAGTTGATGATGCTGAATGTGCTTTAATTTATTTAAAAGAAAAAACAAAAGGCAGAAATATTCCTATTGTCGTTTTAGGAAGATCAATAGGAGGGCATCTGGCTGTAAAAATTGCTCATGATCATCAAAAAGAAATAAAAGCTTTGGTTATTGAAGGAGCATTTACTAATCATCATGCAATTGCAGTTGAGATTTCACCTTTTTGGCTTCAACCATTTGCGCAAATACTTGTAAAATCAAAATATAAAGCTTCTACTCTAATTAAAGATATTTCTATACCAAAATTAATAATTCATAGTACAGAAGACGAAGTAATCCCATACTGGATGGGGACTGAACTTTATAACAATGCGCAATCACCAAAGGAATTCTGGGAAATAAAAGGTCGACATATTTATGGTATGTGGCTTTATACAGATGAGTACATGAGTAAACTAAAAAAACTTATTGTAAAATAACATTCTCTTTTGTCATTCTGAATGTAGTGTAACGAAATGAAGAATCTATTCTAGCAGTTAGATTCTTCGCGATGCTCAGAATGACAATATGGATTTGTTATTCTGAATTAAACGTAATGTAACGAAAAAATAGTACTCTAAAAAAATGTATCTTTTGTCGCATTTGACATTCAACATGACAAACATAAATTTACAAATATTGTTATAAACTGTATTTTCTCTGACTCTTTAATGAAATACCTACAGCAATAGCTAATAATACAACACCTGTTAAAAAAGTTGCTGTAAATCCTACTAGCCAGTATATCCAAACTCCTAGCAATGGAGCCAAAAACGAACGAAGTCCGGTAAAAGTTAAATGTATGGATTGATATTCGGAAGCCTCTTCAGTTTTACAGAAATAAACAGAGCCTATACTCCATAACAACGACATTGTTGCGGCAAATACACCATTAAATAACATTGCAATAAATAGAGTATAATATAATCTGATACCTTCAATTTCCGAGAAATATGGGAAAAAAGATGTGGCAGCAATAAATAATAAATAGAATAATAGGGATGCAAAAGTAATTGCCGAGAATTTTCGGGGATCAATTTTTCCCATTAATCTTCCAAAAATGGGAAGCAATAAAATTGCTAACAGATTATATGAGTTTTTATAAAATGCAACACTTGAATAATTTAGGTCGAGCCCTTTTTCAAAGTAAATTGTTATAACGGATACTGTCCCCATAAATGCAAATCCATAAAACATAAAAGCAGCTTCAAAATCGCGAAATGGCTTGTTTAATTTCATTTTTGATTTCATGTTTTTAATGCTTCGCTTTACCGATTGCCAAAGCGGGAGAGAAGGTATAACATTTAAATCTTCTGTTGATTTAATTCCTGACAGTAACCATACAGAACATATCCCTAGAACTGAAATTACAGGAAAAACATAACGGTATACATTTTCATTCTGATCAAGTAAAACGCCGTACAAGAATGTTACAACCATCATTACAATTTTGTTTGCGATTGTAGCATAACTATATAATTGACTAAATTTTTCGTGACGATAGCTTGATTTGAGTAGCTGATTTATTATTGGAAAAATAATAGGATTTGCTAAATAATAAGTCAGAAAAATAAGTAAAAAAACTAAGTGATATATTTTGTTTGATTCAAGATTACCGACATTATCAGGAAAAAGAAAAAGCAGAAAAAGTGGAAGTCTTGTAATTAATCCAACTGTAATAATAAATCGCTTCTGATTTTTAATTCGTTTCGACCACTCATTTAATAAAACTGAAAACGTTAAAACAAAAACTGAAAATTGAAAAAGCAGACCAACTGAAACATCGCTTCCATTTAGACTTTTTACAAATACAAATTCATTTAAAGCTAAGACACCAACTATAATCCCTTCAATTATTGAGTAAACAAAGTGCAACCTGAATGTTTTTTTTTCAAGTTGTCCTAGATTTTTATTAAATAATTTAAGCATTCAATATTTTTTGTAATTACAAAGGTAATTATTGATACATAAAAAAATGCTTAATTTTCTTTTTGTCATTCCGACTGAAAAGAGGAATCTAGTTTGTATAATAATATTGTCAAAATAGATACTTCACTATGTTCAGCATGACAATATTATGAGTGCATTTGTATTATTTTTTGTCATTTCGAACGGAAGTGAGAAATCTAGTCTATATAATAATATTTTCAAAATAGATGCTTCGCATACTCAGCATGACAATATTGTAAAAAAAAAGTGCCGCTATTTTTTTAGCGGCACTTTTTTAAACTAATTTTTAAATTAGTTAACACTTATCTGGCGAGGCTCTTTTTCTTTCGCTTCTTCCTTCTTGTTAATTGTTACGGTAAGAATTCCGTTTTTGTGAGTAGCCTCAATTTTCTCTGCATCTGCAGAATCTGGAAGTATGAAAGAACGTTTAAAATATGTGTAATTAAATTCTTTACGCATAAATTTCTCTTCTTTCTCTTCGTTTTCATTTTTCTTTTCGCCAGAAATTGTAAGCAAATCATTGTGAAGATCTATTTTGAAATCTTCTTTGTCCAATCCTGGATTTGCAATTTCAATTCTGTAGTTTTCTTTCGATTCAACAATATTTATTGCAGGTATACTTCTGTTATACACAGGAGCATTGTTGCTAATAAAGTTGTCGAAAAAGTCGTTGTTGAAAAAGTTGTCAACTAGACTTGGGCTGAATGTTCTTAATCTTGGTAACATAATTTTGTCCTCCATTTTTTTAGTTAATAATTGATTTATGCTCGAGGATTTTCAAATTATATTCCGTTATCAAAAATTTGAAAAAATGTCAGAAACAAAATGCAAAATAATGCCATTGTGGCATGTTTAAAAAATATTAAATGTCATTACGGCAGTGTGGGATTATATATTATTCTATATTAATGTATTGCAATTTCTAAAATATTTTCCCAATCGGATATATATTTTGTTGCTTATCTGCATATTTAGATCTCACATAAAACCAATTCAACATTTCGTATGAATTCTTTTTAAAGTCGGGATTTACTTTAAGTTCATTTTCAAAATCAGCTTTTAATTTAGCGTCATTTGCCAGCATTTCACGAGCAAGAGGTTCCAAAACATATGATTCACCATATTCTTTTTGTTCAAATATTGTATTGAAATATCCAAATTTTAAAAGTGAAGCATCTGACTTCGGTTCTAAAATATGTGCAACTAATCTTGATTTTGATTGGTTTAGTGGAACCAAAATTGAACCAGTTGGTAATTGAATTTTTATTTTTATCGAATCGGCTTTAAAAGAATTTACTCTTTGCCTTCCTTCATATGGAGTATCAGAAAATTTAACGTCAGAAAAATAATATGTAGAGACTTCTATTGTAGTATCTGTTTTAGTAATATTGTAATTAATGTTATGAGTTTTTAATATATCTTCAACAAATGTATATTGTTTAGGAACCACATAATATTTAGGCAGGTTTGCAAATATTGTTGGTATAATGTTATTAAAGTAAGGTAATTTATAATTTTTTATAGTTTTACCAAATTTAAACCATGTACCACCTGTTAAATCACTTTTTTCCTGAGTATATTCCATTCCTTTAAACTCAATAATTGTACTATCGCTTGTATAATTGAACTCTAGCGGAAAAGGTTTGTTTCTGAATTTTTCAGATGCAGAATATGAATTAGCTTCTTTTCTGAATTTTTTTAGTTCATTTCCAGAATTATTTAATATCTGTAAACTGTATTCAAACATTTTATATGTTGAAAGAACTCTTGTTTTATAATCCTTGAGCATGTGCGATTCAATCAAAAATCCAGGGCAATTAACCATTGCAGTATAACCATTTGATAACATAGGAGGAGTAACCCAGCTTTCCAATCCACTTTCTATATTATGCCATTCTCTAAAACTAACATAATGAAATATAGGATAATTTACTTTCTCCATTAGGTTGGTAATTGAAGGAAGAAAAATATTTTTTTGCCAATTGGTTAAATTAGAATCCATATTTCCATTAATCTCAATACCATATGTTATCGGGTAAATATAATCAGCACCGTCAGTAACATGACTGTCAATAAAAAAATCTGGATCTAATTTATTGAATAATTCAATCCATGCTTTCGTTTCAGATGCTTCAGCTTTTATATAATCACGATTTAAATTCAGATTATTGGCATTTGTTCGCCAGCCCATTTCCTTTGGTCCATTTTGATTTATTCTGTTGTATGCACTCCACCTCTCATGCCCATCAACGTTTAATATTGGAATAAAAACTACTGAAACATTATCAAGATATTTTGAAATATTTTTGTCTGAAATAAAATCTCTGAAAAGTAGAAAGCCTGCATCCTTACCATCTGGTTCACCTGCATGAATACAAGCCTGTATTAGCAAAATAACTCTTCCTGTTTTTTTTAATAAAGAGATATCTGAAATATGATCTTTATCGGCAATTAATACGGGTAATTCTCTGCCTTCAGGACTAACACCAAATGAGCTGTAATGTATAATTGGTGATAATTTGGCTAATGCCTTGCAAAATGCTATTGTTGAATCGTAGCGTGGTGTCTCTAAATAATTTGATTTTTCGAAATAAGTAATCAGCTTATTATTTTGCGAAAACAATAATGATATCGAAAAAAGCAATATTAAAATTGTAATTAAAATTCTCATACATTAATTATTAGAAAAATGAGTTTACTTATTTTCATCAAAAATAGTTATAAAAGCTTAAAACAAGTATTGGTTTTGTTAAAACGAATGTAATTTTGTAAAAAAAAGAGATGATAATAGAAGAAGGAAATGAATTCAATTTTTTGGTAGAGAAAATAATCGATCTATCAGATGAATCATATTTCATTTTATTGTCAGAATTTGATAAACAATATTTGCTTCCAACTAAATATTATGATGAATATAATATTAAAGTAGGAAACGAAATCAGATGTAGAATAGATAGGATAAATTGTAGCGGAAGAGTATTTTTAGAACCTAAAAGTCCCATTTACTCAATAGGCGACAAAGATATTTTTACATTGTTAGATGTAAAGCAAAAAGAAACTCGCAAAACAAAAGATAAGTATTTGGTAATTAAAGCTAAAAGCTCAAAAACAAATCGCGCGATTGTTGTTAATTATTCAAGATGTTTAGACTATTCGCTTAATGAAAACTACCTGTGTGAGGTTATTAAAATTAAAAAAGCAGAGATGCAGTTAAAACTTATTTCGAAAGTCTAAAATCCGAAATTCTGACTTAAGTTTCCTATAAAGAGATTGCGGCTCAATTTGCTGCGGCAAACACAATTTCGAAAGAAAATTATTGTCAGGTCGAAAGACCTGACAGCATAAAACTATAATCTAAAAACGTACATGAATTTATCGTCACCAGGCTGATAAAAATCTTTAATTATTGCCTCAGCTTTGTAGCCAACTTTATCATAATACATTCTTGTGGGAAGATATTTTTCTGTACCTGATGTTTCGGCAATTACTAATTTTCCGCCTCTGGCTTTAATTGCTTCATGTGTTTTTTCTAATAATTGTTTGCCAACACCTTTTCCCCTGAAATCATTATGTGTTGCAATCCAGTATAAATCAAAACTACCAATCGTGCAAGCAATAGGACCGTAACATGAATATGCTACAGTTTTTCCATCAACTTCAAGAAATAAGAAATAATACTCAGTTTGCTCCTGACCGTGTGTTAATGCTTCTTTGGCTAAATCAAC
This sequence is a window from Bacteroidia bacterium. Protein-coding genes within it:
- a CDS encoding M14 family metallopeptidase → MRILITILILLFSISLLFSQNNKLITYFEKSNYLETPRYDSTIAFCKALAKLSPIIHYSSFGVSPEGRELPVLIADKDHISDISLLKKTGRVILLIQACIHAGEPDGKDAGFLLFRDFISDKNISKYLDNVSVVFIPILNVDGHERWSAYNRINQNGPKEMGWRTNANNLNLNRDYIKAEASETKAWIELFNKLDPDFFIDSHVTDGADYIYPITYGIEINGNMDSNLTNWQKNIFLPSITNLMEKVNYPIFHYVSFREWHNIESGLESWVTPPMLSNGYTAMVNCPGFLIESHMLKDYKTRVLSTYKMFEYSLQILNNSGNELKKFRKEANSYSASEKFRNKPFPLEFNYTSDSTIIEFKGMEYTQEKSDLTGGTWFKFGKTIKNYKLPYFNNIIPTIFANLPKYYVVPKQYTFVEDILKTHNINYNITKTDTTIEVSTYYFSDVKFSDTPYEGRQRVNSFKADSIKIKIQLPTGSILVPLNQSKSRLVAHILEPKSDASLLKFGYFNTIFEQKEYGESYVLEPLAREMLANDAKLKADFENELKVNPDFKKNSYEMLNWFYVRSKYADKQQNIYPIGKIF
- a CDS encoding alpha/beta fold hydrolase is translated as MLRLLIILAVLTLIVSCSFEKMFYYPNKSLNRQKEADSLGFEHVNFASKNRNIIDGYYVAPIDSAIGAILLLHGNAGNISDQISSLLILQKAGFEVLVIDYQGFGNSQGEVSHQNLVDDAECALIYLKEKTKGRNIPIVVLGRSIGGHLAVKIAHDHQKEIKALVIEGAFTNHHAIAVEISPFWLQPFAQILVKSKYKASTLIKDISIPKLIIHSTEDEVIPYWMGTELYNNAQSPKEFWEIKGRHIYGMWLYTDEYMSKLKKLIVK
- a CDS encoding Hsp20/alpha crystallin family protein, translating into MLPRLRTFSPSLVDNFFNNDFFDNFISNNAPVYNRSIPAINIVESKENYRIEIANPGLDKEDFKIDLHNDLLTISGEKKNENEEKEEKFMRKEFNYTYFKRSFILPDSADAEKIEATHKNGILTVTINKKEEAKEKEPRQISVN
- a CDS encoding MFS transporter, with the protein product MLKLFNKNLGQLEKKTFRLHFVYSIIEGIIVGVLALNEFVFVKSLNGSDVSVGLLFQFSVFVLTFSVLLNEWSKRIKNQKRFIITVGLITRLPLFLLFLFPDNVGNLESNKIYHLVFLLIFLTYYLANPIIFPIINQLLKSSYRHEKFSQLYSYATIANKIVMMVVTFLYGVLLDQNENVYRYVFPVISVLGICSVWLLSGIKSTEDLNVIPSLPLWQSVKRSIKNMKSKMKLNKPFRDFEAAFMFYGFAFMGTVSVITIYFEKGLDLNYSSVAFYKNSYNLLAILLLPIFGRLMGKIDPRKFSAITFASLLFYLLFIAATSFFPYFSEIEGIRLYYTLFIAMLFNGVFAATMSLLWSIGSVYFCKTEEASEYQSIHLTFTGLRSFLAPLLGVWIYWLVGFTATFLTGVVLLAIAVGISLKSQRKYSL
- a CDS encoding YgiQ family radical SAM protein; translated protein: MNRWLPITKKETEQLGWTEVDVILISGDAYVDHPSFGAAVIGRVLERAGLKVAIIPQPQWKDDLRDFKKFGRPRLFFAITSGNMDSMVNHYTAHIRKRSDDAYTPGGSAGFRPDYAVTVYSNIVKTLYPDVPVIIGGIEASLRRLAHYDYWSNSLKPSVLIDSKADILVYGMAEKPMIEIARKLKEGAKFSDLKNIPQIAYIEDNIIENANNIVIASYEKCLSNKDSFGEAFKSIEIESNKFQAQVIVQPHQHRFVVVNPPYQPVTTKELDNYYDLPFTRLPHPKYAKRGAISAYEMIKYSVTIHRGCFGGCSFCSLAIHQGKFISNRSEKSIINEVENIVKEPEFKGQLSDLGGPSANMYKLAGEDFEICKKCLRPSCIFPSVCNNLSIDPSAMLQLYRKVRAISGIKKAAIGSGIRYDINLDKKSRFRKLNLEYLTEVIKYHVSGRLKVAPEHSVPHVLKLMRKPSFEYYAEMKDFFERTNRENKINQQIIPYYISSHPGCSLEDMAELALANKQTSTQPEQIQDFTPTPMTLASVMYYTGKDPYTGEKVFVSKLMDEKRLQKSFFFYYKPEFKHIIASALYKTGRKDLIAKLGLKK
- a CDS encoding GNAT family N-acetyltransferase, encoding MNITFRTELRESDLTDIQNIVESTGFFYDFEIPVAVDLAKEALTHGQEQTEYYFLFLEVDGKTVAYSCYGPIACTIGSFDLYWIATHNDFRGKGVGKQLLEKTHEAIKARGGKLVIAETSGTEKYLPTRMYYDKVGYKAEAIIKDFYQPGDDKFMYVFRL